In Myxococcus guangdongensis, one genomic interval encodes:
- a CDS encoding ADYC domain-containing protein: MSTVSRLLSSTLCLSLLAACAPVSPGEATPELTPQDFLAGNDDSHSQGTQLHGTTIGSFFYDPATVLFENVRRPALLRVFRGELAAKMPLAVSGTTASLSPCLLRPESGAARSCGFTVKGQGVCTPDAVVTLDSGECAGSAGSCTGRPVLRVCAGEKPCEHARQGYLGSSEGVVKPDPSCALECPSVQFTCPRSGIFTVLAGPYFPGQPWSAAPKTRSARFPVEHKELRGKQLIGTQLRSLSTAHYSSTIEIVDAINADQVTIPESPGIWDASGATFLYRVQVTPASGGTTVDLCKTGVDPAVGWAWAVPLEGYFNASGTRQETPSSFTLGCDPGVLAKCYRWGYKPWLDGASPGAVTKAHWACTRMARADYCGNGTPFTQDGTPIQPWDALTPNIITAPQAGGSSDMKFEAGWDTTGPACLSHWRWQHLQAGCVELQPPIVDASGKVINDCRDPNNVAGTHKCSPICDNAQEAAQRYKSVVFNNSKSNEQLAPPQP; the protein is encoded by the coding sequence ATGAGCACCGTCTCGCGATTGCTGTCATCCACGCTGTGTCTGTCCCTGCTCGCCGCCTGCGCGCCCGTGTCCCCCGGCGAAGCCACACCCGAGCTCACCCCCCAGGACTTCCTCGCCGGGAACGACGACTCCCACTCCCAGGGGACGCAGCTCCACGGCACGACCATCGGCTCGTTCTTCTACGACCCCGCCACCGTCCTCTTCGAGAACGTGCGCCGCCCCGCGCTGCTGCGCGTCTTCCGAGGTGAGCTCGCCGCGAAGATGCCGCTCGCCGTCTCGGGCACCACCGCCAGCCTCAGCCCGTGCCTCCTGCGACCCGAATCGGGAGCGGCGCGCAGCTGCGGCTTCACCGTGAAGGGCCAGGGCGTGTGCACCCCTGACGCCGTCGTCACCCTCGACAGCGGCGAGTGCGCGGGCTCGGCCGGCAGCTGCACCGGGCGCCCCGTCCTGCGCGTCTGCGCGGGGGAGAAGCCCTGTGAGCACGCGCGCCAGGGCTACCTCGGCTCGTCCGAGGGCGTCGTGAAGCCCGACCCCAGCTGTGCCCTCGAGTGTCCCTCCGTGCAGTTCACCTGTCCCAGGAGCGGCATCTTCACCGTGCTCGCGGGGCCCTACTTCCCGGGGCAACCCTGGAGCGCCGCGCCGAAGACCCGCAGCGCCCGCTTCCCCGTGGAGCACAAGGAGCTGCGCGGCAAGCAGCTCATCGGCACCCAGCTGCGGAGCCTCTCGACGGCCCACTACAGCTCCACGATTGAAATCGTGGACGCCATCAACGCTGACCAGGTCACCATCCCCGAGTCCCCCGGCATCTGGGACGCCAGCGGCGCCACCTTCCTCTACCGCGTGCAGGTGACGCCCGCGTCCGGAGGCACCACCGTCGACCTGTGCAAGACGGGCGTGGACCCGGCCGTGGGCTGGGCCTGGGCCGTGCCCCTGGAGGGCTACTTCAACGCGAGCGGCACGCGCCAGGAGACCCCCAGCAGCTTCACGCTCGGCTGCGACCCGGGCGTGCTCGCCAAGTGCTACCGCTGGGGCTACAAGCCCTGGCTCGACGGCGCCTCGCCGGGCGCGGTGACGAAGGCCCACTGGGCCTGCACCCGCATGGCCCGCGCGGACTACTGCGGCAACGGCACGCCCTTCACCCAGGACGGCACCCCCATCCAGCCATGGGACGCGCTGACGCCCAACATCATCACCGCGCCGCAGGCGGGCGGCAGCTCCGACATGAAGTTCGAGGCGGGCTGGGACACGACGGGCCCCGCGTGCCTGAGCCACTGGCGCTGGCAGCACCTGCAGGCCGGCTGCGTGGAGCTGCAGCCCCCCATCGTGGACGCCTCGGGCAAGGTCATCAACGACTGCCGCGACCCCAACAACGTCGCGGGCACGCACAAGTGCTCGCCCATCTGCGACAACGCGCAGGAGGCGGCCCAGCGCTACAAGAGCGTCGTCTTCAACAACTCCAAATCCAACGAACAGCTGGCCCCGCCCCAGCCGTGA
- a CDS encoding WD40/YVTN/BNR-like repeat-containing protein, translating into MMTGAIFLAAMLSVGSASMRWETQPSLTSVRLRGVSAVDARVAWASGDQGTFVRTTDGGQTWRPGKVPGAEALDFRDVDAFSANTAYLLSIGEGDKSRIYKTEDGGETWRLQFTNTTPGAFFDGMAFWDERHGVAFSDPVQGRFLVIATSDGGATWTPLPTEAFPPALPGEAGFAASGTSIAVRAPRQAWFGLGGKAARVVRTTDGGKTWSVATTPLATGDGGGVFSLLFWNEHEGIAVGGNHQRPTDATGNLALTKDGGKTWTVPPGTRPAGYRSCVAQVHGAPGPTLVTVGPSGSELSVDGARTWMSLGTTGFHAVSTSRSGNRVWAVGEAGLIATLQRSRPSRANPPASPSRPRR; encoded by the coding sequence ATGATGACGGGAGCCATCTTTCTGGCCGCGATGCTGTCGGTGGGGAGCGCGAGCATGCGGTGGGAGACCCAGCCGAGCCTCACCAGCGTGAGGCTCCGCGGCGTCAGCGCCGTCGACGCCCGCGTGGCCTGGGCCAGCGGAGACCAGGGCACCTTCGTGCGCACCACGGACGGAGGCCAGACGTGGAGGCCGGGCAAGGTGCCGGGCGCGGAGGCGCTGGACTTCCGGGACGTGGACGCCTTCAGCGCCAACACCGCGTACCTGCTCTCCATCGGCGAGGGCGACAAGTCCCGCATCTACAAGACGGAGGACGGCGGCGAGACGTGGCGGCTGCAGTTCACCAACACCACGCCCGGCGCCTTCTTCGACGGCATGGCCTTCTGGGACGAGCGCCACGGCGTGGCCTTCAGCGACCCGGTGCAGGGCCGCTTCCTGGTCATCGCCACGTCCGACGGCGGCGCCACCTGGACGCCGCTCCCCACCGAGGCCTTCCCTCCCGCGCTGCCGGGCGAGGCGGGCTTCGCGGCCAGCGGCACCAGCATCGCCGTGCGAGCCCCCAGGCAGGCGTGGTTCGGCCTGGGCGGCAAGGCGGCCCGCGTGGTGCGCACCACCGACGGCGGCAAGACGTGGAGCGTGGCGACCACGCCCCTGGCCACGGGCGACGGCGGCGGCGTCTTCTCGCTGCTCTTCTGGAACGAGCACGAGGGCATCGCCGTGGGCGGCAACCACCAGCGCCCCACCGACGCCACCGGCAACCTGGCCCTCACGAAGGACGGCGGCAAGACGTGGACGGTGCCCCCGGGCACACGGCCCGCGGGCTATCGCTCGTGCGTCGCGCAGGTGCACGGCGCGCCGGGGCCCACGCTCGTCACCGTGGGCCCGTCCGGCTCGGAGCTGTCCGTGGACGGCGCGCGCACGTGGATGTCCCTGGGCACCACCGGCTTCCACGCCGTCTCCACCTCGCGCTCGGGCAACCGCGTCTGGGCCGTGGGAGAGGCGGGCCTCATCGCCACGCTCCAGCGCTCGCGGCCGTCCCGGGCTAACCCACCAGCCTCGCCCAGTCGCCCTCGGCGCTGA
- a CDS encoding MerR family transcriptional regulator translates to MAERTYRIHVAAELSGVRVELIRAWERRYGVLQPLRTPAGYRVYTERDVALLKRLKKLTDEGVAISEAAKMLPQLLAELDAASVASAEDPLASGAGLDFWRDAALLAAEAYDQGGVSAVVDEVLSALPPLKAFEGVLAPLQREVGERWHRGTLTVAQEHLVTQVVRARLVSLLHAAPQGGRKHALLACFPEEEHELGLLAVALRLRHAGHRVTLLGQRVPAVDLGRAVTRLRPDVVGLSAVNNPGADVFEATLTQVLRELPPGIPVWVGGAAAMAHAALVDRLGARLFSAEGDWARLVG, encoded by the coding sequence ATGGCCGAGCGCACCTACCGAATCCACGTCGCCGCGGAGCTGTCTGGGGTTCGGGTGGAGCTCATCCGTGCCTGGGAGCGGCGCTACGGGGTGCTCCAGCCGCTGCGCACACCCGCCGGCTACCGCGTCTACACGGAGCGGGACGTGGCGCTGCTCAAGCGCCTGAAGAAGCTCACCGACGAGGGCGTGGCCATCAGCGAGGCGGCGAAGATGCTGCCCCAGCTGCTGGCCGAGCTGGACGCGGCGAGCGTGGCCTCCGCGGAGGACCCGCTGGCCTCGGGCGCGGGGCTGGACTTCTGGCGCGACGCGGCCCTGCTCGCGGCCGAGGCGTATGACCAGGGCGGCGTGTCCGCGGTGGTGGACGAGGTGCTGTCCGCGCTGCCTCCCCTCAAGGCCTTCGAGGGGGTGCTGGCGCCCCTCCAGCGCGAGGTGGGCGAGCGCTGGCACCGGGGCACGCTGACGGTGGCGCAGGAGCACCTGGTGACGCAGGTGGTGCGCGCGCGGCTGGTGAGCCTGCTGCACGCGGCGCCGCAGGGGGGCCGCAAGCACGCGCTGCTCGCGTGCTTCCCGGAGGAGGAACACGAGCTGGGCCTGCTCGCCGTGGCCCTGCGCCTTCGCCACGCGGGGCACCGGGTGACGCTGTTGGGTCAGCGCGTGCCCGCCGTGGACCTGGGCCGCGCGGTGACGCGGCTGCGTCCGGACGTGGTGGGCCTGTCGGCGGTGAACAACCCCGGTGCGGACGTGTTCGAGGCCACGCTCACCCAGGTCCTGCGCGAGCTGCCCCCGGGCATCCCCGTCTGGGTGGGCGGCGCGGCGGCCATGGCCCACGCGGCCCTCGTGGACCGGCTGGGCGCCCGGCTGTTCAGCGCCGAGGGCGACTGGGCGAGGCTGGTGGGTTAG